Proteins found in one Mytilus edulis chromosome 2, xbMytEdul2.2, whole genome shotgun sequence genomic segment:
- the LOC139510493 gene encoding uncharacterized protein, which produces MERRKHKGLAVVGFLFSLTAFVAHGLASYLPYWYSKSGDDYSFYLGLWQACSKISGKVKCSDITSPWEDDKKWYERTCQGLAMGASLLTFIGVIILIVKLCKGKQPGCTSAYPVSRVLFFIGGLMIFGVTGVWSAYQEKVIKENKSFAYWIEWGAGVLFIVSAILLAIRKYAPSDPYRNPAPVNPTTQIHLNMAPAAQPYMPPPVQAYPYMANQGFARY; this is translated from the exons ATGGAGCGAAGGAAACATAAAGGGCTTGCTGTTGTTGGATTTTTGTTCTCTTTAACTGCATTTGTTGCCCATGGATTAGCATCTTATTTACCATACTGGTATAGCAAGTCTGGTGATGATTATAGTTTTTATCTCGGATTATGGCAAGCATGTTCCAAAATATCAGGAAAAGTAAAGTGTTCAGACATAACTTCTCCTTGGGAAGATGATAAGAAAT GGTATGAGAGAACATGCCAAGGTCTAGCGATGGGCGCTTCACTCTTAACATTTATCGGCGTAATAATACTTATAGTAAAGCTGTGTAAAGGAAAACAACCTGGCTGTACAAGTGCCTATCCTGTCTCTcgagttttattttttattggag gcCTAATGATATTTGGTGTAACCGGAGTGTGGTCGGCATATCAGgaaaaagttatcaaagaaaACAAGTCGTTTGCTTACTGGATCGAATGGGGTGCGGGTGTTCTTTTTATTGTTTCTGCGATACTACTTGCAATACGGAAGTATGCTCCTTCAGATCCTTATAGGAATCCAGCACCGGTTAATCCAACAACTCAAATACATCTAAATATGGCACCAGCAGCTCAACCATATATGCCGCCACCAGTTCAAGCATATCCTTATATGGCGAATCAGGGTTTTGCGAGATATTAA